From Salarias fasciatus chromosome 8, fSalaFa1.1, whole genome shotgun sequence:
GTCGGTCTCTTCTGTATTCATGGAAAATTTAGTAGTATAACAAAATTACACTTCTGtgtaatgaaaaacaacaacaagtggCCTGACTGGGCAGTTGTTAACAAACCCAACAACAGCACCGTCTTTTCCACCTCCACCCGCTTCAACAGTACAATCTGTCcagtttgaatatttattttgattttaaagggatctgtttacatttttgtaCTTTTGTATCTAATTTGGCCAATATGCAAATTCTGGTTAAAGGTAACTTACTAGGATCAAGAAGCACAGCGGCAGTCACTGATATCGACACTCTTTCTTCCAAGAAATAGACACAACAcgccagaaaaagaaaaaaaaaacacgcagaCACAATATATTTCATTTGACTCTTTAACGACTACAAAACAGATGTGCATGCTTTCGAAGCAGCAAAATATACACTTCTCAGTTTTCTGACAAAACCTCAAATCAGAATGTTAACACCGTCGTCTCTGCTACATGTGAATCTGCAAAGCAGAGAAACTTTCATTAGGTGTCAACAAGTGGCCTGCCTGTGAACAGTAAATATACCATGCTGACAtgatttagttgtttttctaatatttcTGTAACGAAAGATTGATATTCATTCAAACTTTGTCGACAGATCAAAGACTAAATGCATTCATAATTCATCTTTTTGTTGAATTCAGTTATTTATAAAAGCTGAAAGTCTTGCTTATACGTTGTCTTTTCAATCTTTTATGGTCCAGATGACAGATCAGACGGCCTGGTGAATGGAAAGGCAGCGAAATATGTCCCCGTACCACAGAAGGGCCTGCCCGACCTGCCGCCCGCCAGAACAGTAAGTGAAAATCAGCCCGTTTCCCATCAGCTGCTCAACATGCTGAAGGATTTGGCTCAACACGCACCACTTTTcaagcctctgctgctgtggtagGAATGATAATAGCATAATTGACCCCAGTAGGGTTGTTGAATTCAATAAAGTACATGGTGGGAAGGCTTAGTGGGGATCATGATATCCTCCTGAATAAAGAAGAAGTGTGTTCGTCTTGTGTTACAACATCAACATTGTCTCCAACGAGCACCTTTTGCGGATGAACTGCTGTCAGGTATCGAAATAgagtttcattgtgtttcagtATGCTCAAGAAAATACAAGCTTTTGGCCACGCAAGCTAAAACTATTTCCCACAACCCTCAGAGTCACAGGCTGGAGGCTGTGTGAAACATATTCTCCCACAGAAGCAGGTATTTAACGACTCGAGGGGCAGCAGCGCTGGAGAAGCGATTGCtcatgagtgtgtgagagagctgcggtgtgtgtgtatgtgtatgtgtgtgtgtttttatgttgacTGGAAGGCCGGTGGCTCCTGAATTTGGCCCAGTGTGACTTCAGGAAAAAGGCAGAGAATGAGAGGCTTAGCACATCCCGTCAAGGCCTTTGAACCTTGCTCGCCCTCAGACACGCAGAGTCTCCTCTCCTAGTATAAACTACAGTAGCAGCTGTTGTTAATCAGAGGAAATGTTTAGTGTGAGCACGTGTGTGTAAAACCAAAATGCACTGGGACTCAGGCTGGTTTAGACAGAATCTTAGACTTATGTTTGAGCTTGAAAGCTATAACGATCATCACATGTTTGTCACGGTGGATTTCACAGGTGTGGTGCAGCTTCTGCAAATCCCCCAGATGTGTCTGGCGGATGCATTTCTCCTTCTTcgccttcttcttctccttctccccctTCTTCATCCAGCTGTGGTATCACCGGCCCTGTCTTGGGAAGCCTGAGTAAACACGTCCACAGCGAGCCGCTTTTTGGAAAACCCTTCATCTGCCTGCGTGGCGTCCATTTGTCCCCAGCGATGGTGTATTCGAGGGTCAGCATGTGTTTGACTGTGAACGCGGAGTCCCCCCTTATCATGGCGGTGAACAGCGCCCCCTTGCTGTTGATGTAGTGCCCCTCCATGGCTGTCCACTGGCCCGTCGTGATGTTGTAGCAGTCCATCAGGCACCGCAGGAAGTCGTCGCAGGGTCCGTTGCGCATCACGTACAGGTTGTCCCTGTGGGCCGCCATACAGTGGCCGTAGCTCTGCGGTCGGATCATTGTGGTGGCGAGCTTCCACTCATCCCTGGCTGGGATGTATTCAAAGATGTCTGTGGTGTCCGGCGGTTTCCAGAAGCAGACGAATATCCGCCGGCGCGCAACAGCACAGGCTGCCGACGCCACGGGTCTTGGGGCGTGCTGTATGACTGTCCACTCGCCTTTCGCAGCGTCGTacctctctgctgcagaaatTGTTCTTTTGTTGACCTCTCCTCCGATGGCGTACAGTCGGCCCTCGTGCCCCAGCAACGTGAAATCGTATCTCGGTTGCTGGGGACCTGGAAGAGTTGTCCAAATCCCCGATTCGGGGTTGTAGCAGAAGCTGCTGTCCACTGTGTCTTTGCCATAACCGTACACGCCCCCCACGATATACAGCCGGTTATCGAGCACTGCAATGCCGGCCATTAAGGTGCTGCAAAGAGTCGGGAGGTTCGTCAGATGCTTCCACTCGCCTGCGTTTTCGTCAAGGTAGCAAACGACCCTGAACGAGTCCTGTAGCAGCTCCATGGAAGGAGAGTGGGTGCCTAAAGCAATGAAAGCAGTGGGAGACAGTGATTGAGAGTATCTCAGCAGCTCGTCTGGGATTGAGCTCTCCGCTGCTTCTCTGAGGTCCTCGAAAGCATCGCAGAGAAAGAGAGCGGCGCTGTGAAACAGAGCGCGGACCCCGAATATCCAGGCGGCTTGATAAAGCAGGAGGCAGTTGTCCGAGTCGACAATGTCACACAGGTGCCGGACCAAACACGCGACCTGCAGAAACGCCGCGCACTCCACGGCTGCCACCAGCTCGTCCGGCTCGCCGATTTCGGGAACCTCCCCCCTGCAGACCGCCAGCGCGATGAGGAAACCCTTCGCTCGGACCCCTCCTCTCAGGTGGAGCTCGGCCTGCCGGCTCTCCTTCATGCCCGACTGAAAAAGGGCGCAGAAGAAGTCGCTGTGCCTGGCGAGAAAAGCCCGCTCCACGGCGAAGCAGCTCGCCTCCACCTTCACCCTCACCCAGCCGGCCCGGCGCTCCCCGGGCTCCGGATCAAAGGTCGCATTCTCCAGCGGAACGTCCTGGTGGATTCCCAGGCCTTCACGCTCGTCCATGCTCTCTGTGATCGCTCAGTGTGTGACTTGAGTGCAGATtagccatttttttccctcgCAGCGCACGGTCAATAAAGGTTTGTGCCCGTTCCGTTGCGTCCCGTCTGCAGGACCCGAAAATAGAGCCGGACTATAGATAGCAGCTGCGCCGCTCGCAAGCGTCAGgcaggaaaaggaaaactgtcGACATGCGCTGGAAGCGGCAGCGCGGCTGTCGGCAACCGGTCATTATCACGACCGCAGCACGATTGGCTGGCGTGAGTCGCACGCTGAATTATTCATGATTTTGCGGTCCCTGTAAATCCATGCTTATTTAGATTTTTGtacttgctgtttttttttttttaaaattcagaggTATAAATTCCGAGTTAGTTGCTCGTAAAAGTTTGTGCCTACAAATTGAGAATCAATCCGGAGCCAAAACTATGAAGGGCTGAGAGGAGGTCAAAGTGTTCCCAAGAAGGCAAAATAATAGGAAAATAAACACAGCGCATGCAGTACGTCTGTGTCATgtgaatttctctctctctctctctcttttgctgCCTCCTGCCGCACAGCTGACATGTGCTGCcgattttcctatttttaacttagttttgggatttttttcagccaaaaatatatataataaatgatgaagaggtaaaaaaaaaaaaaaaaagcaagatcCTTCCAGCTGTACTGATAACTTTTTTATCACTACCTTCTTCTCCCCCTGCTCTCAGCTCCCAGCAGGCttgcagatacacacacacacacacacacacacacactgactgtgtgtgttttgctgcgcTGGATTCTTGGCATGGGAACCAGGGATTTTCCATGTTCCTTCGACTGTTCGTTTCTTGGGCTCTTTTTCCCACTCTTTGCTCGGAGCCCCCTCCGCCACACCCGGCCTGACCCCCCTCCCCTGCCTGCTTTGTTATTTATGCTCTGACTCCTCGATCCATTCCTTCTAGTCCATGTTTCTgtggtgaaggtgtgtgtgtgtgtatgtgtgtgtgcgtgagagagagaaagaagtgaaaggAAAGGGCTTAAGTGACTATTAAATAAGTGGAGGCCTCTGGGagacaatacacacacacacacctggcatgtctcccttctttttttttcttcttctttagtcCTGTTCCTCCCGGAATGACCTCCTCCGTTTTGGCCTTGACCCTAAACAACAAGTTAGCTTTCGAAATGCGCTAAACGGAAAAATAAAAGGGGAGAAGGGAGATAGGCTGGTGGCGTGGGGTGCTTCTCAGGAAtttctgacttttttgttttaattattaacAGATGTTTgaactgcctttttttctttctttctttctttttcactgtGAAGCGGTTTGCACAATTTCCTGTCAACTGTTGACActttctgcctgtctgtctcgcCATCAGGGAGATATTATCTCCACGTAGATCAAATCAGTAACTGTGGCCAACATTTTGTGTGACACgttctagattttttttttttgctttgttttattgcaGTTTGAAATTTGTCTTTGCACTTGGTTGGTTTCCACTCCGCACGCTTCTGTCTGCTGCGGTTGGGATTCGAACCCTGATCCGCCACAGTTAGGTTTGAGACTCGGGACCTGTTTACGGCAGCGCCCACTAATGGCTCAATATGAAAACTGAGCCACGTTTTGGACCACGTGTtgcatgtttgacatccctATGCTGAGGTACAAAATCAAATAAGGACAAATGTGAATAATTCTGAttcttaaaacacaaaaagaaaaaagaacaacttaAATAATAAAGTGTTTTAGTTCTGTGTGCACTTTGGGTTGTGAGTTTTTGTCCATTCAGTATTTTGCAGTGACtcagtctgacagctcagctgtgtgATTCTTTAAATTGCTGtgtaatgtttttattcataCTGAGAAAGAAGACCGGCGTTTCTCGGTGAACACATCCTGTTTACTGACTTGCTTTATGATGAACTTGACACTGCGACCAGTATTTTCCGGGGAAGTGAATCTTTATTGAGTTAGGAGCTGCGAGCCCTGAGGTCAGTGGAAAGCAGCGTTATTACGTTGGTGAAGCTCATGATTACTCCAGGTTTCATCACATCTGCTGCGGATCAAGTGTGTGTTGATGTTACTTTCAGGTTTCTTTTGGCATTGCTTCTGACGGTAgtagagacagcagctctgcagctcctctgcaaAAGTTTAGAGTAATAACGCTCCTGAAACCTCTGTAGATATGACTGTGTTCCGGCATACTGTACACGACGTCAGCTTCTTCCGGATTTCCATTCGCTCACTTGGATCTTACAGTTGGGCTTCAGAGCCAGTATGGCCGACACACCTCGATGACGTCCGTTCATTACTGCTGCTATCACttacaagtgtgtgtgaagagttGGATCCTGCCAAGTCATGTAAACATTCACCTCACACGTCAAATTGCTTCCCACTTTACATCCTAACCTACATTCACTCAACGTGAAATCACTTAAAAGCGAATTAGAACTTGgataatgtcttttttttgctgttgcatcTGCACGATGGAATACTTGAACAGTGTCATCACGCAGACCTCATGTTACCCTCCGATAACATCTCTTTCTGTCCCACACATCTCTCTGTGAGTCTTCGTTCCGGCTCGCAGCGCAGTCACACAAACAAGAGCTGGTCACCGTGACTGTGACGTGACGGCGCCGCATCTGCGGCGTATTACTGGAAGTGGGTTAGTTCATTTAACATGatgtggtgggaaaaaaaaaaaaacttgcagaaAGGGAATTCCCTATTTATTGGGAGTCACAGTGAATGTTTTCAGATGGATTTCAGATCATTTTGGACTTTGTTAAACTTCTTTCTATTTCTTATTTTTGAGTAAGGAATGAAGGAGGAGGGAAACATCAGACATTGTTCAGAAGTGGCTGGTTGCCATCCAGCTCACTCTGCAGGGTTTCCTGGAGTTCACTCCAGAACTTCATGAACTCCATCAAAGTGAATATATGAGCCGTGTCCTCGGGAGGCTTCTCctaaatgttttgctttttagcTGCTGGATGCTGGAGATGTTTTCGTATCACACAGTCTGCGAGTCGGCTCGCAGTACGTCTTTCGCTGGCCTCAGAAGAATCCTCCCTCTGAGGAAATCCGTCCCCCCGCCATCCACCGCTCTGATACCAACGCGCAGATTTCATCTCCGCCGCCGGCGACC
This genomic window contains:
- the LOC115393668 gene encoding kelch repeat and BTB domain-containing protein 13, whose amino-acid sequence is MDEREGLGIHQDVPLENATFDPEPGERRAGWVRVKVEASCFAVERAFLARHSDFFCALFQSGMKESRQAELHLRGGVRAKGFLIALAVCRGEVPEIGEPDELVAAVECAAFLQVACLVRHLCDIVDSDNCLLLYQAAWIFGVRALFHSAALFLCDAFEDLREAAESSIPDELLRYSQSLSPTAFIALGTHSPSMELLQDSFRVVCYLDENAGEWKHLTNLPTLCSTLMAGIAVLDNRLYIVGGVYGYGKDTVDSSFCYNPESGIWTTLPGPQQPRYDFTLLGHEGRLYAIGGEVNKRTISAAERYDAAKGEWTVIQHAPRPVASAACAVARRRIFVCFWKPPDTTDIFEYIPARDEWKLATTMIRPQSYGHCMAAHRDNLYVMRNGPCDDFLRCLMDCYNITTGQWTAMEGHYINSKGALFTAMIRGDSAFTVKHMLTLEYTIAGDKWTPRRQMKGFPKSGSLWTCLLRLPKTGPVIPQLDEEGGEGEEEGEEGEMHPPDTSGGFAEAAPHL